In Treponema primitia ZAS-2, a genomic segment contains:
- the lptC gene encoding LPS export ABC transporter periplasmic protein LptC, with the protein MKDTKPGKKRVATKHKFLISHFSFLIGIALVLLGSCSFDYGDMESENEDQPDIIMGEVEYVRMRDGDPVVRFRAQLAERYEKRQTMELRNFSFEQFYNHGDDVNASGRAGNALVELESGNILLEKSIIIAVESEDITIETDNLSWEDEPRLLTGGEEDTVGIQRSDGTLFSGKGFFADARSRTWAFSGGVDGTFVDKDEEDSSGEESSEEVAEPGSYPENGEPFINPEQSPDADGYEPMEPALWS; encoded by the coding sequence ATGAAAGATACGAAACCAGGCAAAAAAAGAGTGGCGACAAAACACAAATTCCTCATTTCTCATTTCTCATTCCTCATTGGTATAGCCTTAGTTTTGCTGGGCAGCTGCTCCTTTGATTACGGTGACATGGAATCTGAAAATGAAGACCAGCCGGACATTATTATGGGAGAGGTGGAGTATGTCCGGATGCGGGATGGGGACCCGGTGGTGCGTTTCCGGGCCCAGCTGGCGGAACGGTATGAAAAACGGCAGACCATGGAACTCCGGAATTTTTCCTTTGAACAGTTTTACAATCACGGTGATGATGTAAATGCCTCAGGCCGGGCGGGGAATGCCCTGGTGGAACTGGAGTCAGGAAATATATTGCTGGAAAAAAGTATTATTATCGCCGTTGAGTCGGAAGATATAACCATAGAAACAGATAACCTTTCCTGGGAGGACGAACCGAGGCTGCTTACCGGGGGCGAAGAGGATACCGTGGGCATCCAGCGTTCCGACGGGACCCTTTTTTCAGGCAAGGGTTTTTTCGCCGATGCCCGGAGCAGAACCTGGGCCTTTTCCGGCGGCGTAGATGGAACTTTTGTTGATAAGGATGAGGAGGATTCTTCCGGGGAGGAATCCTCCGAAGAAGTGGCCGAACCGGGCAGCTACCCCGAAAACGGGGAACCTTTCATTAATCCGGAACAAAGCCCGGATGCGGATGGGTATGAGCCCATGGAACCGGCCCTATGGTCATAA